From the genome of Aspergillus oryzae RIB40 DNA, chromosome 4:
ATACCATTAAGGAAAGTTACGGAGACTTACCTAGTCGATACTCCTTCTGTAActctttgttcttcggaGGGGGGGCATTTAGCTTAAGCATTAGGGTCTCCAACCTAGGTAATGAAGAGATAATCCAACCGATCATCGAGGGGTGCGGATTCCGTCTTACGTCCGGGATATATAAAGCTCTGATGTATGGCAATTCTGGTAGGTCCACATTACCTGAAGAGAGGTAGATGTCCCTTAGCACAGGTCCCAGTCACATGTTGAGATCTAGTGGTCGACGACCAAGGTTTTTGTATGAAGAGGTCGCGACTTGGAGGTTGATACCTTGCTTGTCCCATGTTGATAACTCGTTGAAAAGgtccatgatatccttctcgAATGCTTTATCATtcacatctctttctttatgTCTCGCGCTGGATGCCGGTAGGTCAATTTCATAATATAGACGTCGCAGCGTTTGCCTCAGCCGTGGAAACGAAAATGTTTGACGAAACTTAAGTAGATCAGAACTGTGCTTCTGGATATCTGTCATCGTGAATCATTCGACTGCGTATTGCCACGAACGGGAGATGGTCGCGTATGAGGCGATTTTAATGTAGGCATTTCTTGCCATGGTTGGGGCCATTGCTTCAGTCTTGATACCTGGATGGGGGCCTCCCGGCAAAGATGGGGAATGATTAACAGGAGGATTTCTTGACTGAGAGAGTCCATCTTGGTGCTGGTGATGGGATTGTAAGGAAATGTTGGATCGATTCTTAGTGATCGGTGAGTGGGTGGGTTTGACGCCGAACGAGTTCCACTCAGTGTTTATTCATGACATTCATTCACTTTGAGAGGTAAGAGAGTTGTTGGGTTTGAGAGTGTAAGGATTGAAAAGATCAGATTAGAAGGAGGATATGCGTAACACATCGAACTCATTGGCGGTAGGCCTACTTAGCAGGTGACCGCAGGTGACCTGAAGGTGCGTGATATCTCGTTCTCTTAAATAAATCAGGCTACGATGACTAACTTCTCTGGTGTTTCAATTGTGATCCCTTCGTGTTACAGAGGCTGTAGTACACAGTGGTTAAGGTAAGATATTGTTATATGTTAAAGCATGTTATGCCACTAGACCAAAATATCTTTGGCAGTTGGTCGTGCCTCGAACCGAGATATGGCCAACATTATATAATGTCAAAGATTATTGTAGTCAGAGAAGGCCCAATTTTGATACGCGCGAAATTTGAAGCCAATGATTACTTCGCACCTTAGAGCTATATACCATAGACCTACAAGGCAAATATAAATACACTGAGTTTACAGAGAAACCATCAAGAAACCCGCCACAGCCGCCGCAACAAAGTACGCCaccccaaaccaaccacTCACTCTCACAGCAACAGGGCTCACAATACCAGAAGACGCGCCCTCAGAAGTAGAGGTACTAGCCGcgctaccaccaccagtAGGATGAGAAGTGACCTTGCCTGTCCCCGCCGATCCCGCCTGGCTAACCAAAGACTTGCAGGTACCAGATAGATCCTTGGGAGACTGAATCGAGGCCGAGCCGTCGAAATCACAAGCAgactttctcttcccctggTCCCTGTAGTACTGATCAAAGACGAAGGACAATTGGTCCTTACTCGAGCAGACGCTGTAGGAACCATAGCCACCCAGCGGACACCGACATCAGGGAGACACCTGTCAGCGTGGAAAGCTTCATTTCAACGAGCGTTCTATGTGACTATATGCAAGTTCGATATAAACCTTCGCTATATTAGAAGGAATACTAAAGGAAGGAAACAAGCGCAGGAACTGCACCGCGACGACAGAAAGCGAGTGGAAATGCTTCACACAACACAAATGTTTTCTACAACGAGGCGAAGGAGAATTTAAAAGCCCGAAGTGGTGGAGATAGGCAACACTAAAGTCACAATGCCCCTGCATCAAGGAGATGTCACCGTTGGACTGCACGATCCTCACGCCTCATTCATGCTACCTGGGCTGCTAATGAGACAGAAGGTGCAGTAACTCCCCCAGTGAAGCTGGTAAACCATCGGTGGACTATAATTTCCGCTAAGAACTGAATTAATGCATAACTAACGTGTACTATTGTATATGAGTCACTGAGTAGTGCTATGACCAGCCAGCAATTTATTGGCTGTAACATGGGGGCGACATGTCAAATTAATGAACCAGCGTTTTAACGAGAGCGAAGGAACTCACTACTTGGCAAGAAAGCTTAGCCGACGATTGGCGGGTCAGGCCGATGGAGCCCTAAGAATGGACCCATTTTCAGGGACCATGAGTGGTTAACGGCTTTTACTACCGGTATGCATTCAATTATGGGGCATGTTTCACTGGTTATGCTGTTAAAATACACCGGACTATTTCCATTTCGTTTTGGCCTTTGACACACAATCAATTCCTAGTAAAGCCTGCTTCATAAATATTTGTTTGAAAGCGTTTAGTAGCCTTCTTCTAACAGGCATACCACACCTCGGCCCATGCAAGTTTGCTTTCTATCCGAAAGATGGCAAGTACTCTAGCCATGAGTATACAACAGATTTCAGTGGTGGTCGTCGACTATGCAATTGCTTGGGGTGCGAAATAGCTTATAACTGGCTTCTTGCTATTCACGGATCGATCTGTTCGTATTATGTTAAGAAACGGGAGTGTTTGGCGAACCTGAAGTGCTTCGTCCATCTTAGTCCAAAGTAGTGTCCTGAACTCTACGTAAACTTGCTATCTGGGGCGCAGTTTCGTGTTGCCTAAACTCACAATACACCTTTGTGGTGCTCTACAATGCGTACAAAGTAGGTCGTATACATTAAAGTGCTACAAGCACATACGAGATATGAATTGCAATGGAGTAGGGTATAAGTTGGTCATACTAATCATGCAGCATCCCTAGAActaaaacaagaaaaaaaaacccaagCTTGATTTAATCTCAAGCACTAACCATAGGAACCGGTTGCACCATTCTAGTAACCTGATCCCCAGCTCTCACGATCCG
Proteins encoded in this window:
- a CDS encoding uncharacterized protein (predicted protein) — encoded protein: MKLSTLTGVSLMSVSAGWLWFLQRLLEDQGKRKSACDFDGSASIQSPKDLSGTCKSLVSQAGSAGTGKVTSHPTGGGSAASTSTSEGASSGIVSPVAVRVSGWFGVAYFVAAAVAGFLMVSL